A part of Puntigrus tetrazona isolate hp1 chromosome 21, ASM1883169v1, whole genome shotgun sequence genomic DNA contains:
- the LOC122326604 gene encoding phosphatidylinositol-binding clathrin assembly protein-like isoform X2, with amino-acid sequence MSGQSITDRIAAAQHSMTGSAISKAVCKATTHEVSAPKKKHLDYLMHCTNELNVNIPHLADTLFERTANQSWVVVFKALITTHHLMMYGNERFIQYLASRSTLFNLNNFVDKGALQGYDMSIYIRRYSRYLTERALSYRLVAADFTKMKRGTDGVMRSMSIEKLMKTLPIIQNQLDALLDFEASSNELTNGVINCAFTLLFKDSIRIFAAYNEGVINLLEKYFNMKKNQCKEALEIYKRFLIRMTKLSEFLKVAEAPSSLLEALEQHLASLEGKKIKEASTVGREVEGDRLQPAKAVQLKDIGMQTPTISPSGQSVGSANSSCTSSGATELLSSPPDLTITNGVHNFTNDHFDLQHNSSTPAQTTTLPASNNSWGGALLKPTLSSQVQNQGTQLYNGGKLLTNDLDSSLANLVGNLHFGGPPAKKPEVQWTHLEKKSSGGSHWQSKTMNGTAPWSHTHLAPAPIPMPQMNGMIYTGYAPAPVAFPMTTPQVPVYGMIPPPVGQMGSMPLMAPQPVIYNQPILRTTNPFTPIPGAQMHFM; translated from the exons ATCTAATGCACTGCACCAATGAGCTGAACGTGAATATACCTCACTTGGCTGACACATTGTTTGAGAGGACAGCAAATCAGAGCTGGGTGGTGGTCTTTAAAGCTCTCATTACTACGCACCACCTCATGATGTACGGCAATGAG AGGTTTATCCAGTACCTTGCATCAAGAAGCACACTCTTTAACTTGAATAATTTCGTAGATAAAGGCGCATTACAAG GTTATGATATGTCCATCTACATTAGACGTTACAGCAGGTATCTGACCGAGAGGGCTCTGTCCTACAGACTCGTCGCAGCTGATTTCACCAAGATGAAGAGAGG GACGGATGGAGTGATGCGCAGTATGAGCATAGAAAAGCTGATGAAGACTCTACCTATCATTCAGAATCAGCTGGACGCCCTTCTGGACTTTGAG GCCAGCTCTAATGAACTGACCAATGGGGTGATCAATTGTGCCTTCACGCTGCTCTTCAAGGACTCTATCCGCATCTTTGCTGCTTACAACGAGGGTGTCATTAATCTGCTAG agaaatattttaatatgaagaaGAATCAATGCAAAGAGGCGCTGGAAATATACAAGAGGTTTCTTATCAGGATGACCAAGCTCTCCGAGTTTCTCAAGGTGGCAGAG GCTCCCAGCAGTCTCTTAGAAGCTCTGGAACAACATCTGGCTTCTCTGGAGGGCAAGAAAATTAAAGAGGCCTCTACCGTCGGCAG GGAGGTGGAGGGTGACAGACTACAGCCTGCAAAG GCTGTTCAGCTCAAAGACATTGGCATGCAGACCCCAACAATATCCCCCAGTGGCCAGTCTGTGGGCAGTGCCAACAGTAGCTGCACCAGCAGCGGTGCCACCGAGCTTCTGTCCAGTCCACCTGATCTAACCATCACAAACGG AGTGCACAACTTCACCAATGACCATTTTGATCTCCAACACAATTCCAGCACCCCTGCTCAGACAACCACCCTACCAGCCAGTAACAACAGCTGGGGAG GAGCTCTTTTGAAGCCCACCCTCTCCTCGCAGGTCCAAAATCAAGGCACACAGCTCTACAATGGAGGAAAATTACTTACTAATGATCTGGACTCGTCCTTGGCCAATCTTGTGGGCA ATTTACATTTTGGAGGACCCCCAGCTAAAAA GCCAGAAGTTCAGTGGACTCATTTGGAGAAGAAATCGTCTGGAGGTTCCCACTGGCAGTCTAAAACCATGAATGGCACGGCACCCTGGAGCCACACACACCTGGCCCCTGCTCCCATACCGATGCCACAGATG AATGGAATGATTTATACTGGCTAT GCACCAGCTCCGGTTGCATTTCCAATGACAACCCCTCAAGTGCCTGTGTATGGGATG ATTCCTCCTCCTGTGGGCCAGATGGGGTCAATGCCCTTAATGGCTCCCCAGCCAGTGATATATAACCAGCCCATCCTGCGCACCACCAATCCATTCACCCCAATCCCTGGAGCTCAG ATGCACTTCATGTAG
- the LOC122326604 gene encoding phosphatidylinositol-binding clathrin assembly protein-like isoform X1, whose amino-acid sequence MSGQSITDRIAAAQHSMTGSAISKAVCKATTHEVSAPKKKHLDYLMHCTNELNVNIPHLADTLFERTANQSWVVVFKALITTHHLMMYGNERFIQYLASRSTLFNLNNFVDKGALQGYDMSIYIRRYSRYLTERALSYRLVAADFTKMKRGTDGVMRSMSIEKLMKTLPIIQNQLDALLDFEASSNELTNGVINCAFTLLFKDSIRIFAAYNEGVINLLEKYFNMKKNQCKEALEIYKRFLIRMTKLSEFLKVAEQVGIDQVDIPDLSQAPSSLLEALEQHLASLEGKKIKEASTVGREVEGDRLQPAKAVQLKDIGMQTPTISPSGQSVGSANSSCTSSGATELLSSPPDLTITNGVHNFTNDHFDLQHNSSTPAQTTTLPASNNSWGGALLKPTLSSQVQNQGTQLYNGGKLLTNDLDSSLANLVGNLHFGGPPAKKPEVQWTHLEKKSSGGSHWQSKTMNGTAPWSHTHLAPAPIPMPQMNGMIYTGYAPAPVAFPMTTPQVPVYGMIPPPVGQMGSMPLMAPQPVIYNQPILRTTNPFTPIPGAQMHFM is encoded by the exons ATCTAATGCACTGCACCAATGAGCTGAACGTGAATATACCTCACTTGGCTGACACATTGTTTGAGAGGACAGCAAATCAGAGCTGGGTGGTGGTCTTTAAAGCTCTCATTACTACGCACCACCTCATGATGTACGGCAATGAG AGGTTTATCCAGTACCTTGCATCAAGAAGCACACTCTTTAACTTGAATAATTTCGTAGATAAAGGCGCATTACAAG GTTATGATATGTCCATCTACATTAGACGTTACAGCAGGTATCTGACCGAGAGGGCTCTGTCCTACAGACTCGTCGCAGCTGATTTCACCAAGATGAAGAGAGG GACGGATGGAGTGATGCGCAGTATGAGCATAGAAAAGCTGATGAAGACTCTACCTATCATTCAGAATCAGCTGGACGCCCTTCTGGACTTTGAG GCCAGCTCTAATGAACTGACCAATGGGGTGATCAATTGTGCCTTCACGCTGCTCTTCAAGGACTCTATCCGCATCTTTGCTGCTTACAACGAGGGTGTCATTAATCTGCTAG agaaatattttaatatgaagaaGAATCAATGCAAAGAGGCGCTGGAAATATACAAGAGGTTTCTTATCAGGATGACCAAGCTCTCCGAGTTTCTCAAGGTGGCAGAG CAAGTTGGAATTGATCAGGTTGACATCCCAGATCTCTCACAG GCTCCCAGCAGTCTCTTAGAAGCTCTGGAACAACATCTGGCTTCTCTGGAGGGCAAGAAAATTAAAGAGGCCTCTACCGTCGGCAG GGAGGTGGAGGGTGACAGACTACAGCCTGCAAAG GCTGTTCAGCTCAAAGACATTGGCATGCAGACCCCAACAATATCCCCCAGTGGCCAGTCTGTGGGCAGTGCCAACAGTAGCTGCACCAGCAGCGGTGCCACCGAGCTTCTGTCCAGTCCACCTGATCTAACCATCACAAACGG AGTGCACAACTTCACCAATGACCATTTTGATCTCCAACACAATTCCAGCACCCCTGCTCAGACAACCACCCTACCAGCCAGTAACAACAGCTGGGGAG GAGCTCTTTTGAAGCCCACCCTCTCCTCGCAGGTCCAAAATCAAGGCACACAGCTCTACAATGGAGGAAAATTACTTACTAATGATCTGGACTCGTCCTTGGCCAATCTTGTGGGCA ATTTACATTTTGGAGGACCCCCAGCTAAAAA GCCAGAAGTTCAGTGGACTCATTTGGAGAAGAAATCGTCTGGAGGTTCCCACTGGCAGTCTAAAACCATGAATGGCACGGCACCCTGGAGCCACACACACCTGGCCCCTGCTCCCATACCGATGCCACAGATG AATGGAATGATTTATACTGGCTAT GCACCAGCTCCGGTTGCATTTCCAATGACAACCCCTCAAGTGCCTGTGTATGGGATG ATTCCTCCTCCTGTGGGCCAGATGGGGTCAATGCCCTTAATGGCTCCCCAGCCAGTGATATATAACCAGCCCATCCTGCGCACCACCAATCCATTCACCCCAATCCCTGGAGCTCAG ATGCACTTCATGTAG
- the phka1b gene encoding phosphorylase b kinase regulatory subunit alpha, skeletal muscle isoform, giving the protein MRSRSNSGVKLDNYARMLQQTILCHQDPVTGLLPGDETVPHAWVRDNVYCILSVWALSLAYRKNADRDEDKAKAYELEQSVVKLMRGLLQCMMRQLDKVEKFKYSKSTKDCLHAKYHTGTCATVVGDQEWGHLQVDATSIFLLFLAQMTASGLKIVYTRDEVDVVQNLIFYIESAYKVADFGMWERGDKTNKGIPEINASSIGMAKAALEALDGLNLFGAKGGPESVVHSLADDIQHCQSILSSMLPRASTSKEVDAGVLSIISYPAFAVEDIDIVNITKEEIISKLQGRYGCCRFLRDGHKTPREDPNRLHYESSELKLFENIECEWPLFWTYLILDGVFINSPEQVQEYRKALDSILIRGKNGLRLVPELYSVPPDKVDEEYVNPHTVERVPVGKCPLKWGQSMYILGNLLAEGFLAAGEIDPLNRRLSTVPKPDVVVQVSLLAENDEIKQLLQSHGIDAETLEDVHPIRVQPSRVLSHIYARLGRNQRLGLTGRPYRRIGVLGTSKFYTIRNTIFIFTPQFVDHHEFYLALDNHMIVEMLRIDFSYLCSRWRMTGRPTVTFPISHGMLTDDHKQIDPAVLATLKKLQDGYFGGARVKTGKLSAFLDTSCCAHLTFMDCEVDDLAVYLDQLLAVPQQSPISATKGGLSRFRAAAKKTREMVSLVHKARELNIHNVHMYLPTKLFRSPAPNLNLLDNKEQTSEKQDPQHMNLPRDVNGGIDYPALVQMLKQSQNLQDQADILYILFKDKGIDWDTKLHGKGWTVRRLLSDLYEKAGNLKHWGLIRVICGMLRKKVEELDAACSDLLIHQKHLTVGLPPEPREKTISAPMPPDKLARLIDEASENNLTIAILTQEIMVFLAMSIRTQPKIFSEMFRLRIGLILQVMVTELAQSLNCTGEEATESLMNMSPSEMKNLLVHILSGKEFGVQKSVRSTGNVVSSAVNIQDMSKSSSTKTEVKVASKQGGDIKLAVSVHLLDIGNIENGRYRLPSIESFQGSLGATLVRDSRHGQWLRRRRLDGALNRVPLGFYQNVWKILQKCHGLSIEGFVLPSSTTREMTPGEIKFAVHVETVLNRVPQPEYRQLLVEAILVLTMLAEVDVQTVGGVIQVERIVQMASDMFYNDQKELGAEESLLERDHMTGICRLMYDSAPSGRFGSMTYLSKAVASYVEDFLPSGACAVQ; this is encoded by the exons ATGAGGAGCCGTAGTAATTCCGGAGTGAAACTCGACAACTATGCCAGAATGTTGCAACAGACAATCCTCTGTCACCAG GATCCAGTGACAGGGCTTCTCCCAGGAGATGAGACGGTACCTCACGCCTGGGTTAGAGACAATGTGTACTGCATCCTGTCTGTGTGGGCTCTAAGTCTGGCCTACAGGAAGAACGCAGACAGAGATGAAGACAAAGCCAAAGCCTATGAACTGGAGCAG AGTGTGGTTAAACTAATGCGAGGATTACTGCAGTGCATGATGAGACAG CTTGATAAGGTGGAGAAGTTCAAGTACAGCAAAAGCACCAAAGATTGCCTTCATGCTAAATACCATACAGGAACTTGTGCCACTGTTGTTGGTGATCAGGAATGGGGTCATCTACAGGTAGATGCCACCTCCATCTTCCTGCTCTTCCTGGCACAAATGACAGCATCAG GGCTGAAAATTGTTTATACCCGCGATGAGGTCGATGTGGTCCAGAATCTGATCTTTTACATCGAATCCGCGTACAAAGTGGCG GATTTTGGAATGTGGGAACGAGGAGACAAGACGAATAAAGGGATCCCTGAGATAAATGCCAGCTCTATCGGAATGGCAaag GCAGCTCTGGAGGCCTTGGATGGACTGAACCTTTTCGGTGCCAAGGGCGGCCCAGAGTCCGTCGTACACTCTTTAGCCGATGATATTCAGCACTGCCAA TCTATTCTCAGCTCCATGCTGCCAAGGGCATCGACGTCCAAAGAAGTAGACGCTGGGGTTCTGTCCATCATCTCTTATCCAGCATTTGCAGTCGAGGACATTGACATTGTTAATATCACCAAAGAagaaattatttcaaaacttcAG GGCAGATATGGATGCTGTCGCTTTCTTAGAGATGGACATAAAACTCCCCGAGAG GACCCTAATCGATTGCACTACGAATCTTCAGAGCTGAAGCTCTTCGAGAACATAGAGTGCGAATGGCCACTGTTCTGGACATACCTCATCCTGGATGGAGTATTTATCAACAGTCCAGAACAG GTTCAGGAGTACAGAAAGGCTTTAGACAGCATTCTCATCAGAGGGAAGAATGGATTACGATTGGTCCCTGAGCTTTATAGTGTTCCTCCAGATAAG GTTGATGAAGAATATGTTAATCCTCACACCGTGGAGAGAGTGCCAGTAGGCAAGTGTCCACTGAAATGGGGCCAGTCCATGTACATATTGGGTAACCTGCTGGCAGAG ggGTTTTTAGCAGCTGGAGAAATCGATCCTCTTAATAGACGCCTCTCCACTGTTCCCAAGCCTGATGTTGTGGTTCAAG TGTCTCTCCTGGCAGAAAACGATGAAATTAAACAGCTCCTGCAGAGCCATGGCATTGATGCAGAAACCCTGGAGGACGTTCACCCAATCCGAGTTCAGCCCTCCAGAGTCCTCAGTCACATCTATGCCAGACTAG gGCGCAACCAAAGGCTGGGACTGACTGGACGGCCGTATCGGCGGATCGGTGTGCTGGGAACTTCCAAATTCTACACTATTCGCAACACTATCTTTATTTTCACACCTCAA TTTGTAGACCATCACGAGTTCTATCTGGCCCTGGACAATCACATGATCGTGGAAATGCTCCGGATCGATTTCTCCTACCTCTGCTCTCGCTGGAGGATGACAGGCCGACCCACAGTGACGTTCCCAATTTCACACGGCATGCTCA cCGATGATCACAAGCAAATTGATCCTGCTGTTTTGGCAACCCTGAAAAAACTACAGGACGGTTACTTTGGAGGAGCAAG GGTTAAGACTGGGAAACTTTCTGCTTTTCTTGACACCTCCTGTTGTGCCCATCTTACATTTATGGACTGTG aggtGGATGACCTGGCTGTGTATCTGGACCAGCTGTTGGCAGTTCCTCAGCAGAGTCCCATTAGTGCCACTAAAGGAGGCCTCAGCCGCTTCAGGGCAGCAGCCAAAAAGACTCGGGAGATGGTGTCTCTGGTGCACAAAGCCAGAGAGCTCAATATACACA ATGTTCACATGTACCTTCCAACTAAACTTTTCCGTTCTCCGGCACCAAACCTTAATTTGCTGGATAACAAGGAACAG ACATCTGAGAAACAGGACCCTCAACACATGAACCTGCCCAGAGACGTCAATGGTGGGATTGACTACCCAGCTTTAGTGCAGATGCTGAAACAAAGTCAGAACTTGCAGGATCAGGCTGATATTCTCTACATCCTGTTCAAAGACAA GGGAATAGATTGGGACACCAAGCTGCATGGGAAAGGTTGGACGGTAAGACGACTACTCAGTGATTTGTATGAAAAGGCAGGAAACCTAAAACACTGGGGTCTCATCCGGGTGATCTGTGGGATGCTACGCAAGAAAGTAGAAGAGCTGGATGCT GCCTGCTCAGATTTGCTGATTCATCAGAAACATCTAACAGTTGGCCTTCCTCCTGAACCAAGAGAGAAAACTATTTCAGC CCCGATGCCCCCAGATAAGCTGGCTAGGCTGATCGATGAGGCTAGCGAGAACAACCTCACCATCGCCATTCTCACCCAG GAGATAATGGTGTTTCTGGCTATGAGTATTCGAACCCAGCCTAAAATCTTCAGTGAAATGTTTCGCCTTCGAATTGGCCTCATTCTTCAGGTCATGGTCACAGAGCTTGCCCAGTCACTTAACTGTACAG gtgaggAGGCTACAGAGAGTTTGATGAATATGAGTCCATCTGAGATGAAAAACCTGCTGGTTCACATTCTCAGTGGCAAAGAGTTTGGCGTTCAAAAAAGCG TGCGCTCAACAGGAAATGTGGTCAGCTCTGCTGTCAATATCCAAGACATGAGCAAATCGAGCTCCACCAAAACTGAAGTGAAAGTTGCAAGTAAACAGGGTGGTGATATCAAACTG GCTGTGTCAGTTCATTTGCTGGATATTGGAAATATTGAAAATGGG AGATACagacttccatccattgagtcATTTCAGGGATCATTAGGAGCCACATTGGTGCGTGACAGCAGACATGGCCAGTGGCTTCGGCGCAGGCGTCTCGATGGAGCACTCAACAGAGTCCCTCTTGGTTTCTATCAGAACGTCTGGAAGATTCTGCAGAAG TGTCACGGGCTGTCCATTGAGGGCTTTGTACTTCCATCCTCAACCACAAGAGAG ATGACTCCAGGGGAAATAAAGTTTGCCGTGCATGTGGAAACAGTCCTGAACCGCGTTCCTCAGCCTGAATACCGGCAGCTGTTGGTGGAGGCCATCCTTGTGCTGACCATGTTGGCTGAGGTGGATGTCCAGACCGTGGGTGGTGTCATTCAGGTGGAGAGGATTGTACAAATGGCCAGTGACATGTTCTATAATGATCAG AAAGAGCTGGGAGCTGAAGAGAGTCTCCTCGAGAGGGATCACATGACTGGCATCTGCAGGCTGATGTACGACAGCGCCCCCAGTGGCCGTTTTGGCAGCATGACCTACCTTTCTAAAGCAGTGGCTAGCTATGTTGAGGACTTTCTTCCCAGTGGAGCTTGTGCTGTTCAGTGA
- the si:dkey-22f5.9 gene encoding liver-expressed antimicrobial peptide 2-like, translating to MHLHHFNLAKFGFCALILLVLMHQVSSVPVVTPKVRSDLQSSHILHRKIRMSPLWRIMGFKPYGAYCHDNIECTTGLCRNGHCSFNEAVHS from the exons ATGCATCTGCATCACTTTAACCTGGCAAAATTTGGATTTTGCGCATTGATCTTGCTAGTGCTGATGCACCAG GTATCTTCTGTGCCAGTAGTGACTCCTAAAGTGCGATCAGATCTTCAGTCATCACATATACTTCACCGCAAGATACGAATGTCCCCTCTCTGGCGAATTATGGGGTTCAAACCATACGGAGCCTATTGCCATGACAACATCGAGTGTACTACAGGTTTATGCAG GAACGGTCATTGTTCGTTTAACGAGGCTGTTCACTCTTAG
- the clcn5a gene encoding H(+)/Cl(-) exchange transporter 5: MDNTGYCGESFNSLQSGTSDEDMVEIAGATLDFSSTDDVPPLDREYGLGGSYGVGDGPNGVPKLMDLLDEPVPGVGTYEDFNTIDWVREKSKDRDRHREIATKSKESTLALMKSISDAFSGWLLMLLVGLMSGALAGGIDISAHWMTDLKEGVCLNGFWFNHEHCCWNSNETTFQERDKCPNWKSWAELIVGTNDGPFAYIMNYLMYVCWALLFSFLAVSLVRAFAPYACGSGIPEIKTILSGFIIRGYLGKWTLMIKTITLVLAVSSGLSLGKEGPLVHVACCCGNILCHLFTKYRKNEAKRREVLSAAAAVGVSVAFGAPIGGVLFSLEEVSYYFPLKTLWRSFFAALVAAFTLRSINPFGNSRLVLFYVEFHSPWHLLELIPFVLLGIFGGIWGAFFIRANIAWCRRRKTTRLGHYPVLEVLVVTAITALLAFPNSYTRMSTSELISELFNDCGLLDSSQLCNYANVTVTKSSSDSLPDRPAGQDVYTAMWQLSLALVFKMLITVVTFGMKVPSGLFIPSMAVGAIAGRLLGVGMEQLAYYHHDWVIFRGWCSPGADCITPGLYAMVGATACLGGVTRMTVSLVVIMFELTGGLEYIVPLMAATMTSKWVADALGREGIYEAHIRLNGYPFLESKEEFSHKTLAMDVMRPRRSDPPLSVITQDGMSVEEVESLIAETSYSGFPVVVSHESQRLVGFVQRRDLVISIENARQRQEGVVSASRIFFTEYTPPQPPNSPPPLKLRGIMDLSPFTVTDHTAMDIVVDIFRKLGLRQCLVTHNGRLLGIITKKDILKHMAQMANRDPDSILFN; this comes from the exons ATGGACAACACGGGCTATTGCGGCGAGAGCTTCAACAGCCTGCAGAGTGGAACCAGCGATGAAGACATGGTGGAAATCGCAGGAGCCACTCTGGACTTCTCCAGCACCGATGACGTGCCTCCTCTGGACAGGGAGTATGGCCTGG GTGGTTCATATGGAGTTGGTGATGGGCCTAATGGGGTTCCTAAACTGATGGATTTACTAGATGAACCAGTGCCTGGGGTCGGCACATATGAAGACTTCAACACCATCGACTGGGTCCGGGAGAAATCCAAAGACCGGGATCGCCACCGAGAG ATTGCTACCAAGAGTAAAGAGTCAACCTTGGCTCTGATGAAGAGTATCAGTGATGCCTTTTCTGGGTGGCTTCTGATGCTGCTTGTGGGACTGATGTCAG GTGCCCTGGCTGGTGGCATCGACATCTCAGCCCATTGGATGACGGATCTGAAGGAGGGAGTGTGTCTGAATGGCTTCTGGTTTAATCATGAGCACTGCTGCTGGAACTCCAACGAGACCACCTTCCAGGAAAGAGACAAATGCCCTAACTGGAAAAGCTGGGCAGAGCTCATTGTCGGTACTAATGACGGTCCTTTTGCTTACATCATGAATTATCTGATGTATGTGTGCTGGGCGCTGCTTTTCTCCTTCCTGGCTGTGTCTTTAGTCAGGGCTTTTGCCCCCTATGCTTGTGGCTCTGGAATACCTGag ATCAAGACCATTCTGAGTGGCTTTATCATCAGGGGCTACCTGGGTAAATGGACTCTTATGATTAAAACCATCACACTGGTGCTGGCTGTGTCATCTGGACTCAGTCTGGGAAAAGAAGGACCGCTGGTCCATGTGGCCTGTTGCTGTGGCAACATCCTATGCCACTTGTTTACCAAGTACCGCAAGAATGAGGCAAAGAGACGAGAG GTATTGTCTGCCGCAGCAGCTGTTGGTGTGTCAGTAGCTTTTGGTGCACCGATTGGAGGAGTTCTGTTCAGTTTGGAAGAG GTGAGTTATTATTTCCCACTGAAGACACTGTGGCGCTCTTTCTTTGCTGCATTGGTGGCGGCCTTCACCCTTCGGTCCATCAACCCGTTTGGTAACAGCAGGCTGGTGCTCTTCTACGTGGAGTTCCACTCCCCTTGGCACTTGCTGGAGCTCATCCCCTTTGTCCTATTGGGGATTTTCGGGGGAATCTGGGGAGCTTTCTTCATCCGTGCAAACATTGCGTGGTGCCGCCGACGTAAGACCACACGACTGGGTCACTACCCTGTTTTGGAGGTGCTGGTTGTTACGGCGATCACGGCTCTGCTGGCGTTCCCCAACAGCTACACACGTATGAGCACCAGCGAGCTGATCTCCGAGCTATTCAACGATTGTGGTCTGCTGGATTCCTCACAGCTGTGTAATTACGCCAATGTGACCGTCACAAAGAGCAGCAGCGATTCTCTGCCTGATAGGCCAGCAGGACAGGATGTGTACACCGCCATGTGGCAGCTCTCACTGGCCCTGGTCTTCAAGATGCTCATCACAGTGGTGACCTTTGGCATGAAG GTGCCCTCTGGACTCTTCATCCCCAGTATGGCTGTGGGAGCGATTGCAGGCAGGCTGCTTGGTGTGGGTATGGAGCAACTGGCATATTACCACCATGACTGGGTAATCTTCAGAGGCTGGTGCTCACCTGGAGCGGACTGCATCACCCCCGGCCTCTATGCCATGGTGGGCGCCACCGCCTGTCTGG GCGGTGTAACTCGTATGACAGTCTCTCTGGTGGTCATTATGTTTGAGCTAACGGGCGGCCTGGAATACATTGTGCCTCTCATGGCTGCCACCATGACTAGTAAATGGGTGGCAGACGCTCTGGGTCGAGAAGGCATTTATGAGGCTCATATCCGTCTCAACGGTTACCCCTTCCTGGAGTCTAAAGAGGAGTTCAGCCACAAGACGCTTGCCATGGACGTGATGCGCCCCCGCCGCAGCGACCCACCACTCTCTGTGATCACTCAGGATGGGATGAGCGTGGAGGAAGTCGAGTCGCTCATTGCTGAAACCTCATACAGCGGTTTCCCTGTGGTGGTTTCGCATGAGTCTCAGAGACTTGTGGGCTTTGTTCAGCGCAGAGATCTGGTCATCTCTATTG AAAATGCTCGCCAGCGTCAGGAAGGTGTGGTTAGCGCCTCCCGAATCTTCTTCACTGAATACACACCTCCACAGCCACCCAACAGCCCTCCTCCATTGAAGCTTCGTGGCATCATGGATCTCAGCCCATTTACTGTTACCGACCACACTGCCATGGACATTGTGGTGGACATCTTCCGCAAGCTGGGTCTGCGCCAGTGTCTCGTCACTCACAATGG GCGTTTACTAGGCATCATCACCAAAAAAGACATTCTGAAACATATGGCCCAGATGGCCAACCGAGACCCTGACTCTATTCTCTTCAACTGA